GTGGTTTCCTCCAAATCTAGATCCAGAATTGCAAGCTCATGTGCCTGAAAGGGTCGCATAATGTGAATGTGCTTAGTGGGTTGTGTGTTAGATACTAGGGAGCAGTAGGCCCCTGAAAAGCTTTCACTCTACTGAAGGGAACCGTTACCAAGCTCAACGATTTGTTAAGTGGGGTTCCAGTgtcatcagaatttttttttaataaataaatttttattttaatggggtgacatcaataaatcagggtacatatattcaaagaaaacatttccaggttatcttgtcatttagttctgttgcatacccatcacccaaagagagatcgtcctccgtcaccctctatccagttttctttgtacccctccccctccccttccctctctccccccttccctccccccaccccccgtaaccaccacactcctgtccatgtctcttagtctcgcttttatgtcccaccaatgtatggactcctgcagttcttgtttttttctgattcgcttatttcactccgcataatgttatcaagtttccaccattctgctataagtgatccgatgtcatcgtttcttctagctgaatagtataccatggtgtatatgtgccccatcttctttatccagtcttctatttttttttacagtgattaaaagcctttaagcaaactcttggccaatacagcaagaatccataaaagagtagtgtccttaacatgtttaccaagtccaaattggccccatcaccatgccaaatccctgaaaaatgcaacccaaccacagttcagtctgttaggagctgtcacaggaagcaggagtccaggaaaagtccacacaggaaaagtctgcatggcactggaattgttgtcaccattctatactttgcagctcatgtccaagtcccaatgaccgctgcttctagctggtaatgattcaggtagactggaaaagccatttgcagcatgtgtggatatggagcttctgttctcctctgcctggagagttgaggccaggttgcttttccctggagctttgcgactgtggcatggtaaagagaaccttgggatacactaagctgggtggtaaAGGTAAAtgcataatacaagttggcaaaagggggaaagagagctctaaattaggagtaggtcccagccttaaatatgagtgggacattgaggtaggagggataaaggaaacactatatattaagcaaagcagcagaaaataggactatcaacacccacaacagagatctttgagggaagaataaaaaaacctgactattcaggcaaaacatagttaagtggcccttgtgcaaatgagatcagtttacctgcttcttggaagaaataccctaggctcgtccacagtgtcatagatggggccgacggccctgggcaccttcagccttcagtggcaaaccccagctttctgggcaaggttaggtcataggtggctggagcagggctggaagagtctgaaccctcccttagaggagcgagggggaagcctaccttccagtgtccctgtttcctcacagcagaggcatgtaagcctggcaggctttagctcaatgaccttcctttccactattgaagcaggacccagatggcatcctatgagacccctttggggcgttggagcctttaagggtgtatcctaaaagctggtagttcccctgatctctattgggctttttctgcctctagttatcttaaaagccatgctcaaaagatctcgctgaggggtttgaggatccccatccgcctatataaatcttttccatatatctggagctatttggaaaaagacaaaacagtgttattagctggatctaataaagaaggtagtagtttgcaggcgaaaaagatttggtgtctcctgttcatcagccttcaaaagaaatgtaaattttgaatttttttttttttttttaagtaaaaagcatgatatgatagacccgtaggagtcattggcctggtgtgcaggattcccgggttcgattcctggccagagcacacaggagaagtgcccatctacttctccacccctccccctctccctcctcttcgtctctcacttcccctcccgcagccagggctccaccggagcaaagccaccccgggcactaaggatgaccccatggcctccgccccagtcgctagaatggctctggttgtaacagagcaacatcccagatgggcagagcattccccctggtaggcatgccaggtggatcctggtcaggcgcatgcgggagtctgtttgactgcctccccatttccatcctcagaaaaatacaaaaaataaataaatagatacaaccaaaaaaaaaagaaaaaaagggcattcccttgtgttaaagctccagggagcatggagtgagcttgagtatgacctatgaaacatggagctctatgttgacatataagtctttgaagaaggagaaactgctgaaatagtttatcagcatttgtccctaagacagcagtctttatagtggaaacatcataagtaaatattttctgtctgtctatagattaaaggggaaatatggcaaatgctgaaaagctatgctctttgtgcccctcccctcccccaaccccctccctctcccccccaccctgtacccccaacactgttgtccatgtctctgagtctcatctttatgtcccacctatgtatggaatcatatagttcttagttttttctgatttacttctttcgctcagtataatgttatcaaggcccatccatgttgttgtaaaagatcctatgtcatcatttcttatggctgagtagtattccatagtatatatataccaaagctttttaatccactcgtcctctgatggacacttgggctgtttccagatctttgctattgtgaacaatgctgtcagaaacatgggggtgcatttcttcttttcaaacagtgctatggtgttcttggggtatattcctaacagtggtatagctgggtcagaaggcagttcgatttttaatttcttgaggaatctccatactgttttccacagtggctgcaccagtctgcattcccaccagcagtgcaggagggttcccttttatccacatcctcgccagcacttattctgtgttttattgatgagcgccattctgactagtgtgaggtaatatctcattgtggttttaatttgcatttctctaatcattagtgatgttgaacattttttcatatgcctattggccatctgtatgtcctctttggagaagtgtctattcatttcttttgcccatttttggattggattgtttgtcttcctggtattaagttttacaagttctttataaattttggttattaacccctgtcatcagaattttaaagtttctttaaaagaatttagATTTGTGTGCAAAAATACCAGCTTTTAGCTGTTggcaataattaaaattatttcaacacTTGTATACATCACTGTGCTGACCAAACAGAACACGTCTTCAGGCAGAGCCTTGTGACTTCCAGTTGATTGCTTCTCTGTATACTACAATACATCAGGGATCATTCCACCTTCTTTATAAAGGGTCCAAGAAGATTTAGGGGCATTGTTTTTAGGAATttggtctctctcctttctttaagaATAGGGAAGCATctactcttagtagttgcttcctgtattatttttttaaatatttcatttattcaatttttagagaatgtggggagagagaaggaaggtgaggagcagaaagcatcgacTCAGATGtacctttaccaggcaagcccagggtttgtttgtttttttgtgtgtgtgtgtttgttttttacagagacagaaagagagtcagagagggatagatagggacagacagacaggaacggagggagatgagaagcatcaatcatcagtttttcgttgcgacaccttagttgttcatttattgctttctcatatatgccttgactatgggccttcagcagaccaagtaaccccttgctccagccagcgaccttgggtccaagctggtgagcttttgctcaaaccagatgagcccgcgctcaagctggcaacctcggggtctcgaacctgggtcctccgcatcccagtccaacactctatccactgcaccatcgcctgatcaggcaagcccagggttttgaaccagcgacctcagcgttccaggtcgacactttatccattgtaccagcacaggtcaggctggtctcTCTTTTGAAAACATCTGATTCTGAACTTGTGAAAGTGTAACAGTCTTTCAGAACCCATTATTTGAATCATTGCGGTGGGACCAGTGGGAATTATGCTTTCTTTCTATGCCCTTGATGGAGAGAGGGAAGTAAGGAGGGGGCTTGAGCTTGCTGGAACTATTGCTCATCTGACATTTCCAGTCAAGGCATCAATTTTTATCAGGTCATCTCGAAGTATGTATAATGTTTCAGTGAGTCATAGATGAGAaatcaggctgacagctgtgtatggtgcttattaagaaattctgGAAGAAAAGGGTGTTTTAGCCTTCAATTTCTGGGAATTAAGCATGATGAGGTTGATGCTTTGAgctgttttaagatttttttctggtGTCTGGATACTCCCCTTTTGTAACTTTTAGGTACAATTTATGGCTAATTTCAGGGATATTTATCCAGACTCCTTTGTTTATTCTCTTATCCCTTCCAGCCTTTTGGCTTATTTGGACTTCTCCCAGAGGGTAGAGCATCCTGAGAGAAAGGGTAAAACTGAAATCCATTTCTGGTTCTCATAAGCATCtctgaaaatgtgatttttaaaaaaatttttttatgagagGAAGTTGAAACTCAAATGACATAGAGTTTTGGATTTTCTGGGGCTTTTAGTTGTGGACTTTTCTGTGATACAATGGATGATCAAGAGTTGTCTGTGTCAGTTATGGTAGCATTTGAGAAGGATGGTGATTTGGTCGGGGAAAAAACACTTCATTGTTTTGGAGTCAGATCTGAGTTTTTTTCCAGCTCTGCTACATATTAGCTTTGTAACCGTGTTTACTTAAGCTGGCAAAGCCTAAGTTAATAACAATAGACAGCATTTCAGTGCTCACTATGTGCCAAATATTGTGGTAagtgcttttatatatattatactatttaCTTCTTCCAGTAACCCTGGTTTCAGATTATTTTAAGTGGCATATCCCTACTTTAAAGTTGAAGAAACTAAGGCTTGATAAATTAGTAAATGGGTTTATGCCATTAAGTCACTTGCCTAAGGTCCTATAACTGGTAAGAGGCAGAACCGAGACCAGAGTCCAGGGTCTGTGTGACACCAGAgcctatgcttttatttatttatttatttatttatttatttatttatttatatttttctgaagtgagaagcagggaggcagagagacaaactcctgcatgcgcccgactgggatccacccagcatgcccaccagggggcgatgctctgcccatgtggggcctggctctgttgcaactggagccattctagtgcccgaggcagaggccatggagccatatcagcgcctgggccaacttttgttccagtggagccttggctgtgggagggggagagagagagaaaggagaggggggaggggaggagaagctgatgggcacctctcctgtgtgccctggccttgaATTGAACCCTgggcttccacacaccgggctgatgctctactactgagccaaccagccagggctgagcctatatttttatttttttaaaataattttatttttttaatggggcgacatcaataaatcaggatacatatattcaaagataacaagtccaggttatcttgtcgttcaattatgttgcatacccatcacccaaagtcagattgtcctctgtcaccttctatctagttttctttgtgcccctccccctccccctttccctcccccttccccccccccccaaccaccacactcttatcaatgtctcttagtttcacttttatgtcccacctacatatggaataatgcagttcctggttttttctgatttacttatttcacttcatatcatgttatcaaaatcccaccattttgctataaatgatctgatgtcatcatttcttatggctgagtagtattccatagtgtatatgtgccacatcttctttatccagtcatctattgacgggctttttgtttgtttccatgtcctggccactgtgaacattgctgcaatgaacatggggctgcatgtgtctacgtatcaatgtttctgagttttgggggtatatacccagtagagggattgctgggtcataaggtagttctattttcagttttttgaggaaccagcatactttcttccataatggttgtactactttacattcccaccaacaatgtatgagggttcatttttctccacagcctctctaacatttgctattacctgtcttgttaataatagctaatctaacaggtgtgaggtggtatctcattgcagttttgatttgcatttctctaataactaaagaagatgagcatcttttcaaatatctgttggccattgcctatgtttttaaatgtagctTACCTGTATGTAGTTGGTGCTCCATAAAGGTACTTTGCATTTTTCCAGCCCCTCCCTGCAcacactttttcatttttttttcttttatttttttgtgtggcagagacagagagagtcagagagagggacagatagggacagacagacaggaagggagagagatgagaaacttcagttcttccttgcggctccttagttgttcattgattgatttctcatatgtgccttgaccgggggctacagcagagcgagtgaccccttgcttgagccagagaccttgggtccaagctggtgagctttagctcaaaccagatgagcccgtgctcaagctggtgacctcggagtctcaaacctgggtcctccgcatcccagtccaacgctctatccactacgtcactgcctggtcaggctcatttttttttttcttttagattttatttattgattttacagaacatagagagagagaaaggcaggatggggaggagtgggaagcatcaactttagtagttgtttctttttttttttttttttttcatttttctgaagctggaaacagggagagacagtcagacagactcccgcatgtgcccgaccgggatccacccggcacgcccaccaggggcgatgctctgcccaccagggggcaatgctctgcccatcctgggcgtcgccatgttgcgaccagagccactctagcgcctggggcagaggccaaggagccatccccagcgcccaggccatctttgctccaatggagccttggctgcgggaggggaagagagagacagagaggaaagtgcagcggaggggtggagaagcaaatgggcgcttctcctgtgtgccctgtccgggaatcgaacccgggtcctccgcacgctaggccaacgctctaccgctgagccagccggccagggcagtagttgtttcttttgtgtgccttgacctggcaagcccagggcttcaaactggtgacctcagcattccaggttgaaactattcactgcacccccacaggccaggcacaccTTTTCCTCTTTAAACTGAAAGTGGCATCTCCATCTTAACAGCATATCTATAGTAAATGCGAAGGACTATCTCCCAAACTTGGCCAACTCTGTATATTTTGGTATTACCACAAGCATTGTATTCTGGAAgcgtgttttttgtttttgcttttttataggGAAACTGGGAGAAAACATGACTCTTAAACGAGCTGCATGGGTGAAGGTGCCAGCTGGGTTTTATGTTGGCTCTTATGTCCACGGAGCAGTGCACAGCCCCTCACTGCACAACCTGGTGCTGGGGAAGTACGGGGCCCTGGTTATCTGCGAGGCGTCTGAGTGGAGAGCAAGCCTGGAAGACCTTGGCCGCCGCCTTGGGCAGCATGTGGTAGGCATGGCCCCTCTCTCCGTTGGCTCCCTGGATGATGAacctgggggagaagcagaaaccaAGATGCTGGCCCAGCCATACTTGCTGGATCCCTCCATCACATTGGGTCAGTATGTGCAGCCCCATGGAGTGAATGTAGTAGACTTTGTACGCTTTGAATGTGGAGAAGGCGAAGAGGCAGCAGAGGCTGAATAGGTTCCAGAGATTTTTGGCCCAGAAAAAATGTTTAGATTTAGTCCTGGACATTATTACAAAAAGAAGTTATTTCCTCAGCCTCTTCAAATCCAGGATTTAGTTTTCATATGAGTTTGTAATGGAATTATACTTCATGGgtaaagttattaaataaaattattatataataaagtagAATCTTCTCCTTGTTTGTGTAATACTGGGTTTAGCTTTTCTGTGTCTTGCTTATGACAAGTTTTAGAAAACAACAGGTGGGCTTTACTGAAGTGACTGACGATGTCTGGGAAAACAGGGATTGACATACTCCCTTCAACATAGATTTATTATGGTGTCCCTAAAACTTCTGACTTACTCTGTCTTACTTCTGTGATGTAGAACACTCTTGTGATGTTTTGGACTATGCTTCTGTGCTGGAACTTCCCAGTTACATTATTCCTGCCACATGGATTCTTTTGGAATTGTTGACTCAAACTTACAGTTGTTTGGAAAATGTGGTTCATTTGTTGATGTCTGTTGTGTGCTTCGAAGGCTCTCTGTGGTGGTATACACACTTTCTGTGGCCTCATCACTGAAATTAATAACACATTTCTCTTTTGGATAATGGGTGTGAGTAGGTGGGGACTAAGGTTTCCTGGACAGCTGCAAGGCAGATTTTGGCATTCTTGTGCTGGAACAGGAATTGCAGTGGTCCAGTGAGCCAGAGAGCTTACTCAGAGTGCCTCTCTGCTTCCTGGTACTGAGACATTTCTCCCAACAGTACAGTCAATAGTTGCTATAGTAGGCCAATCCATAATACTAAAAAGAATTTCCATTTGCTCTTAAAGATATCtttatttgaaaagttaaaaagctCTGGCACATACAGATCTGGGCATCTGGATTTTGGCTTTGGGGTGTACAGGTGATTAACTTCAATGACTTTTGGGTTAAATAGGTTTTGGAAATACCGATCTTAAAATTGAAAACTTAGATTTCTGCCTTAATAGTAAACACTTGAAacttgggtttgttttgttttgatttttgttttttgttcttttactttgaCTTCTCCATATTCGTGTAGTTTTAGTGCTTTCTGCTGAGGCTTTATTTAGCCAGAAAGCCAGAAAAATCAAAAAGCAGATAGTTACCATTTTAGGTATATAACAATAAATAAGGAATACAAGGATGAGAAAAATGGAGAACATGCTGTTATTTGCAGGCCCTATTTTATCTCAATTAAGTAGCTGAATGTTAGGCAACAGTTGGTAGATAAAGTCTTTACTGATCCAGGTACTGGCGCTATCTGCTGTCTTCTGTGGTCGTGCAGTAGGCGTGTACTTTCTTGCCTTAGAAaagccccttttctttcttcatctgcaGCTGTTTCCAGCCAGGCAGAGCAGCAAATTGCCCTCTTGTGATTCCAAACACAGTAACAAAGTCCTGTTCAGAGAGGTAATTCTAAGGGAGAAAACAGTTTCCAGTTAGAAGGAAGACATGGCACGGATCAGTGCCCACAGAGTTTGGGAGAGGGGGGCTAAAAGAGTAGGTCCCTGACTGGGGAAGCAGAATGAATTTTCAGAAAGTCAGTAATAGATTTAAACTATTCATTGGAGAGTTTTTCAGGTTGTAGAGTCCCATCTTGGTCTGTGGAAGAACTGACTCAATTCACTGTTCCAGGGTTTCACTTGGCACCAGTTTCTTTTGTATGAACTCTAGACATTAGGTTTTGGCTAAATGGAGAACTAAATTGAGTGAGGGTTTTCTTTGCTTTATGTCCTTATCTGCCATTTTTATCcagacattttcaaatataagaTCAGAGAGATCTTGCTGAGGGCATAAAATTTCCTAacgtttatttattgatgtttaattgatattttctatCCAAGTAAAATTATTAAGATATGACATCTGtgaggtttttgtgtgtgtgtgtgacagagatagagagacagagagagggatagatagggacagacagacaggaagggagagagatgagaagcttcagttcttcgtt
The DNA window shown above is from Saccopteryx bilineata isolate mSacBil1 chromosome 2, mSacBil1_pri_phased_curated, whole genome shotgun sequence and carries:
- the TSFM gene encoding elongation factor Ts, mitochondrial isoform X2 is translated as MSLVLRSVRVYRATRIGEYSAESWLHEQAQKEGWSKAAKLHGRKTKEGLVGLLQEGNTTVLVEVNCETDFVSRNLKFQQLVQQVALGTMLHCQNLKDQLPMYSKGFLNSSELSELPVGPEREGSLKDQLVLAIGKLGENMTLKRAAWVKVPAGFYVGSYVHGAVHSPSLHNLVLGKYGALVICEASEWRASLEDLGRRLGQHVVGMAPLSVGSLDDEPGGEAETKMLAQPYLLDPSITLGQYVQPHGVNVVDFVRFECGEGEEAAEAE